In Mycolicibacter virginiensis, the DNA window TCATCCGGCAGGCCGCCGAGGGGCGCGGCAGCTGCTGCTGTTGCTGCTGCTCGGGCGAGGACATCCACGGGGGCAGCCACGGCAGGTTCGCCAGCTGGGATTCCAAACTCGGCTGACCCAGGTCGATCAGCGACGATTCGGCTGGGTGATCGAGCCGCGACATCCCGTGCAGGCTGAGTGATTCCGGCCCGAGCCCTTCCGGGTGTTCCAGGTGCTCCAGATGCAGGTCCGCGATCGGCGGCGCCGGGCCCACGATCGGCGGCAGGTCGACGGGAGCCACCCCGGTGGCATAGGCCGCCGCCCAACCCATCACGTTCTCCGCGTAGGCCATCGAGTTGTTGTAGCGCAGGATCGCGGTCAGAACCTGCGACTGTTCGCGCAGGTTCATCCCACCGCTGCACAGGTACCGCGCTGCCGCCAACGTCGCGTCGTAGACGTTCTGCGGGTCCGCGCGACCGTCGCCGTCGCCGTCGGCGGCATACCGCGACCAGGTCCCGGGCAGGAATTGCATGGGGCCCAGTGCGCGGGCGTAGACCACCCGGCCGGGGGCGCTGCTGGCCACGATGACTTCGTTTCCTGGCAGCGTGCCGTCCAGCGCCGGCCCGTAGATCGGTTGCAGCACATTGCCGCGCGCGTCGGTGGCCCCGCCGTTGGCGTGCCCGGACTCGATACGGCCGATCCCGGCCAGCAGGTTCCAGCTGATCCCGCATTCGGGTTCGGCGACCGCCATCTGCCGCTCGGCATTTTGGTACGCCGCCAGCGCCGTCTTGGGGATCCCCAAGGTGCCCGGTGCATAGACGACGGCCGCCGGTGGCGCCGACGGGGCACCGGCGGCCACGTGCAGATTCGGTTGCGAGCGGGGGATCGCGACGACGGAGGGGCCCGAGTAGCGGCCGGACGTGTGCACCGATGCCGCCAGCGGGGTGATCGCAGCGTTGCGCAGCGGCAGCGAGCTCGACGGCGAGCGGGGCGTGGCACCCACGGCGCCGGCGAATACCAGCGGGGTGATGAACGCCAGGCCGAAGGCAGGTCGCAGGGCCGAACGGGCCGCCCGCCGCACCTTGGCGGCGCGGGACACGCGTTCCGGTGCGCCGCCCCCTATTGGCACTCGACCGCCCCTTGTCCGCTTCGAAATAGTCTCGTGAAACCGCTCGGGCTTCGTGAACTAGGTCACCATACCCAACACGCGTCCCGCTGATGACCGTTATCTGGTCTGCGTCGCCTGTCAGGACGGTCGGTGCGGAGACTCCGAGCTAGCGGAGTCGGGCTCAGGCCGCAGGGATTCCAGCAGTTCCCGGACCCGCTCGAGCTCATGGTGCAAGTAGTCGCGAGTGGCAACCTCGCCGACTGCCAGCCGCAGGGACGCCAGTTCCCGAGCCAGGTACTCGGTGTCGGCTTTGGTCTGTGCGGCGCGGCGGCGGTCCTCGTCCAAGCTGACCCGGTCACGGTTCTCCTGCCGGTTCTGGGCCAGCAGGATCAGCGGAGCGGCGTAGGCGGCCTGGGTGGAAAAGGCCAGGTTGAGCAGGATGAACGGATAGGGGTCCCACTTCAGGCTGACCGCGTAGACGTTCAGCAAAATCCATCCCACCACCAGCACGGTCTGAATGGCCAGGTAGCGCCCGGTGCCGAAGAACCGCGCCACCGATTCGGTGAACCGGCCCAGCGCGTCGGGATCCATGTTCAGGCTGGGCAGCCGCGAGGTGCGGGGCGTGGAGAGCCGCTGTGATGTTGAGCGGTCGGTCACGACGGCCTCCCGGCGAGTTTCGGTCCCAGGTCCGGCTCGGGTGTTTCGCGCCAATCATCGGGCAGCAGGTGGTCCAGCACGTCGTCGACCGTCACCGCGCCCAGCAGGTGATTCTGTTCGTCGAGCACCGGCCCACAGACCAGGTTGTAGGCGGCGAAGTAGCGGGTCAACTCCGCCAGCGACACCTCGGGGTTCAAAGCCGGCAGGTCGGAGTCGACGAACCCGCCGATGAGCTCGGCCGGCGGCACCCGCAGCAGCCGCTGCAGTGCGACGCAGCCCAGGTACCGGCCGGTGGGCGTGGCGGTAGGGGCTCGGGTCACGAAAACCAGCGACGACAGCGCCGGGGTGAGGTCGGGGTCGCGGACCCGGGCCAGTGCCTCGGCGACCGAGGTGTCCGCGGTCAGCACCACTGGGTTGGTGGTCATCAACCCGCCCGCGGTGTCGGGGGAGTGTTCCAGCAGTCGGCGAACCGGATCGGAGTCGTCGGGGTCCATCCGCGCCAGCAGAGCTTCGGCCTCGGTCGGGTTCATCACGCCCAGCAGGTCCGCGGCGTCGTCGGGGTCCATCTCCTCCAGCACGTCGGCGGCCCGGTCGGCGCCCAGCTGGCCCAGTACGACGGCCTGACGTTCCTCGGGCAGCTCCTGCAGGATGTCGGCCAGCCGCGCGTTGTCCAGGGCGTTGATCACCTCGTAGCGCCGCTTGGGCGTCAGCTCGCGGATCGCGTCGGCGACCTCGATCGGTCGCCAGCCCTCGAACTGTTGCAGCAGTTGCGCGACGCCCTGCCCGGGCATCGCCAGCGCGGACGGGGTCAGGCCCTGCACGTTGTGCCAGTCGACGATGTGTACGGCGGCGCGCCGGCCCAGCCGCCGGGAATGCCGCACCGCGATCCGGGTCACCAGCCAGTCGCGGGTGCGGCTCTGTTCGATGGCCAAGTCGGTGATCGCCACATCGACGCCGGCCAGCTCGGGCAGCTCCGGGTCGGTGACCCGGACCTTGGTGTCCAGGACCTGGCCGAGCACGAGTGCTTCACCGGGCCGCTGATTGAACTTGCGCAGGGACACCGTTCCGGTGTTGAGGGTGACGGCATTGGGCTCGATCGACGCCACCCGCAGAATCGGCACGAAGATGCGTCTGCGGGTGGGCAGTTCGACCACGAGTCCCAGGACACGCGGCTGCTGACGCACGATGCTGAGGCTGACGACCACATCGCGGACCCGACCGACGGATTCGCCGAACGGGCCTAGCACCAGCATCCTCGCAAGTCGCGCTGCGTAAACCCTGTTGCTCGACGCCATGGTTGAAAGGGTAGGAGTATTTAGGTGACCAACGTGTATCGCCCCCGCCGTACTTGCCTGTCGGTACCTGGCAGCAGCCAGAAGATGATCGACAAGGCCAAGGGCCTATCCGCAGATGAGGTCTTCCTCGACCTGGAGGACGCCGTCGCTCCAGCGGCAAAAGAGCAGGCCCGGACCCTGGTCGCCCAAGCGTTGACCGCGCCGGACTGGACGGCGC includes these proteins:
- a CDS encoding lytic murein transglycosylase; translation: MPIGGGAPERVSRAAKVRRAARSALRPAFGLAFITPLVFAGAVGATPRSPSSSLPLRNAAITPLAASVHTSGRYSGPSVVAIPRSQPNLHVAAGAPSAPPAAVVYAPGTLGIPKTALAAYQNAERQMAVAEPECGISWNLLAGIGRIESGHANGGATDARGNVLQPIYGPALDGTLPGNEVIVASSAPGRVVYARALGPMQFLPGTWSRYAADGDGDGRADPQNVYDATLAAARYLCSGGMNLREQSQVLTAILRYNNSMAYAENVMGWAAAYATGVAPVDLPPIVGPAPPIADLHLEHLEHPEGLGPESLSLHGMSRLDHPAESSLIDLGQPSLESQLANLPWLPPWMSSPEQQQQQQLPRPSAACRMICLEPQAVPAAPVPPNGVPPAPFGPPEAPVPPAPMPAYAVAPAPLDVPGAPPPPAPAGAPQDGPQAVPPA
- a CDS encoding DUF1003 domain-containing protein, which produces MTDRSTSQRLSTPRTSRLPSLNMDPDALGRFTESVARFFGTGRYLAIQTVLVVGWILLNVYAVSLKWDPYPFILLNLAFSTQAAYAAPLILLAQNRQENRDRVSLDEDRRRAAQTKADTEYLARELASLRLAVGEVATRDYLHHELERVRELLESLRPEPDSASSESPHRPS
- a CDS encoding magnesium transporter MgtE N-terminal domain-containing protein, with protein sequence MASSNRVYAARLARMLVLGPFGESVGRVRDVVVSLSIVRQQPRVLGLVVELPTRRRIFVPILRVASIEPNAVTLNTGTVSLRKFNQRPGEALVLGQVLDTKVRVTDPELPELAGVDVAITDLAIEQSRTRDWLVTRIAVRHSRRLGRRAAVHIVDWHNVQGLTPSALAMPGQGVAQLLQQFEGWRPIEVADAIRELTPKRRYEVINALDNARLADILQELPEERQAVVLGQLGADRAADVLEEMDPDDAADLLGVMNPTEAEALLARMDPDDSDPVRRLLEHSPDTAGGLMTTNPVVLTADTSVAEALARVRDPDLTPALSSLVFVTRAPTATPTGRYLGCVALQRLLRVPPAELIGGFVDSDLPALNPEVSLAELTRYFAAYNLVCGPVLDEQNHLLGAVTVDDVLDHLLPDDWRETPEPDLGPKLAGRPS